A single Filimonas effusa DNA region contains:
- a CDS encoding COX15/CtaA family protein, with translation MNTISLQQRGGRAVANWILIGVGMLLIQVILGGITRLTGSGLSITEWNVVTGTIPPLNEQQWLEEFNKYRQTPQYNLLNTEFNLDNFKFIFFWEWFHRFWARMIGVVFVVGFVYLLAKRYLKKEMIGPLVTLFLFGALQGAVGWIMVASGLTGDAVYVKPTRLALHFIFALLLISYAYWFALQLRIPSNQKVNQPALRRWTIWITLLLLIQLIFGALMAGHKAALAASTWPAINGSWLPDGLLSHQPALLNFIDNKITIHFIHRNLAYLILVLIILYTIKAYKVSFAGNTFRKARVYPILLVTVQVLLGILSLLTAPSIVPNKWGMFEWMAQLHQVVGMLLLLSMTAMLYLLPSRFAKA, from the coding sequence ATGAATACAATATCGTTGCAGCAACGTGGCGGCCGCGCCGTAGCCAACTGGATCCTCATAGGAGTTGGTATGTTACTGATCCAGGTGATCCTCGGAGGCATCACCCGCCTCACCGGTTCAGGCCTTTCTATTACAGAATGGAATGTGGTTACCGGCACCATACCGCCGCTCAACGAACAGCAATGGCTGGAAGAGTTTAATAAATACCGTCAAACGCCGCAGTATAACCTGCTGAACACAGAATTCAATCTCGATAACTTCAAATTCATCTTCTTCTGGGAATGGTTCCACAGGTTCTGGGCCAGGATGATAGGTGTGGTGTTCGTGGTAGGCTTCGTTTACCTGCTGGCAAAAAGATACCTGAAGAAGGAAATGATCGGCCCGCTCGTGACACTCTTCCTCTTTGGCGCCCTCCAGGGAGCCGTCGGCTGGATCATGGTCGCCAGCGGCCTTACAGGCGACGCCGTTTATGTAAAACCTACACGCTTGGCCCTGCACTTCATCTTTGCCCTGCTGCTCATCAGCTATGCCTATTGGTTTGCCCTGCAGTTGCGTATACCCTCAAATCAAAAGGTCAATCAGCCTGCCCTGCGCCGCTGGACAATCTGGATCACATTACTGCTGCTGATTCAATTGATCTTTGGAGCCCTTATGGCAGGCCATAAAGCAGCTCTTGCAGCCTCCACCTGGCCTGCCATCAACGGCAGCTGGCTGCCCGATGGCCTGCTTAGCCACCAGCCAGCACTGCTCAACTTTATCGACAATAAAATTACAATCCACTTTATACACCGCAACCTGGCCTACCTCATCCTTGTATTGATTATCCTGTACACCATAAAAGCATACAAGGTCTCCTTTGCCGGTAACACCTTCCGGAAAGCAAGGGTATATCCCATCCTGCTGGTGACTGTTCAGGTGCTATTGGGTATCCTCTCGTTGCTGACAGCTCCTTCCATCGTCCCCAACAAATGGGGAATGTTCGAATGGATGGCCCAACTGCACCAGGTAGTGGGAATGTTATTATTGTTAAGTATGACGGCTATGCTTTACCTGCTGCCATCCAGGTTTGCAAAGGCCTGA
- a CDS encoding TIM-barrel domain-containing protein, whose protein sequence is MKQRILFLLAMLFSVYHILLAAPPSYTQLKDGVIVFTDPAYTGTSGAVKLEVISEKIIRVTAAPGKDITPVTSLITVYHKNPGINWELTPVGEDSLKLKTTALTATVSLKTGAVSFYDRNGEKIVAEKAAGNRLFKPVIFDGKQYHSIIQSFQTTPAEAWYGLGQHQDGIINYKGQQVTFFQNNTEVAIPFLVSSKGYGILWDNYSLSAAGDVRPAQPLSALQLFAKTGEEGWLTASYFNSNDKEPVMTRAESNINMEFLGEAKIRLPQEFNPVNGRVTWEGDIVSHISGLHNFRFTFGGTLKVWLDGKLTLEHWRKAWNPAPALLPCNLQAGKKLNIKIEWFPEGTESYIAFKWLPPLNETEKDVFSFSSEAGHQADYYFVYGDNIDDVIAGYRSLTGKAPIVPRWALGFWQSRERYKTQEEILSTAHEFRKRKIPIDNIVLDWSYWPEKEWGSQNFDAARFPSPETMMKTLHGQYNMQLMISVWPKFYEGIPAYNDFYKKGWLYKRNIADRQRDWIAQGYISTFYDAFNEDARKAFWQLINEKIYSKGIDAWWMDASEPDILSNVDPSKRKLQMTPTALGSAAAFLNAYPLQNAKGIYEGQRSTSPGKRVFLLTRSGFAGSQRYGAVIWSGDIGSTWHDMKVQISAGLNFSMSGLPYWTMDIGGFVVPAKFERPNAEGLEEWRELMTRWSQFGAFVPLFRSHGQTPFREIYNLAPEEHPAYKSFLYYDKLRYRLLPYIYSLAGASYHNDYTIMRSLAMDFAKDTAVLNIADQFLLGPSLLVNPVYEYKKRSRELYLPAAAGWYDLISGKWFKAGQRITADAPYEQMPVYVKAGSIIPFGPALQYSAEKPADTIILNIYTGADASFNLYEDEGLNYNYEKGAFSIIPIEYNNTTGTLTIGDRKGAFNGMLENRTFLINIISPDRPQSLNFNGKYHKKIYYKGKQVKLKR, encoded by the coding sequence ATGAAACAACGGATTCTCTTTTTACTTGCCATGCTGTTTAGTGTATATCACATTTTACTGGCAGCGCCTCCCTCGTATACCCAACTCAAAGACGGTGTGATCGTTTTTACCGACCCGGCCTATACCGGCACATCCGGTGCCGTAAAACTTGAAGTCATCTCGGAAAAGATCATCAGGGTAACAGCAGCCCCGGGTAAAGACATTACCCCCGTTACCAGCCTCATAACAGTTTATCACAAGAACCCGGGTATCAACTGGGAACTCACCCCCGTAGGAGAAGATAGCCTGAAATTGAAAACCACCGCGCTCACAGCAACAGTATCGCTTAAAACGGGTGCCGTCTCATTTTACGATCGCAACGGCGAAAAGATCGTAGCAGAAAAAGCAGCGGGCAACCGCCTCTTCAAACCGGTCATATTCGATGGTAAACAATACCATAGTATCATACAATCCTTCCAAACCACGCCCGCAGAAGCATGGTACGGCCTCGGTCAGCACCAGGATGGTATCATAAACTATAAAGGTCAGCAGGTAACTTTCTTTCAGAATAATACCGAAGTCGCCATCCCATTCCTGGTATCCAGTAAAGGTTATGGCATCCTATGGGATAATTATTCATTATCTGCCGCCGGGGATGTACGACCCGCACAGCCACTGTCTGCCCTGCAGCTTTTTGCAAAAACAGGAGAGGAGGGCTGGCTCACGGCTTCCTATTTCAACAGCAACGATAAGGAACCGGTTATGACAAGAGCGGAATCGAATATCAATATGGAATTCCTCGGAGAAGCAAAGATCCGGCTTCCGCAGGAATTTAACCCGGTCAATGGCAGGGTTACCTGGGAAGGCGATATCGTAAGCCATATTTCAGGCCTTCATAATTTCCGCTTCACTTTTGGCGGTACGCTTAAAGTGTGGCTCGATGGAAAACTGACCCTCGAACACTGGCGCAAAGCCTGGAACCCCGCACCGGCATTGCTTCCCTGTAACCTGCAGGCAGGAAAGAAACTGAACATAAAAATAGAATGGTTCCCCGAAGGAACAGAATCCTATATCGCATTCAAATGGCTGCCCCCATTGAACGAAACCGAAAAAGACGTCTTTAGCTTTTCTTCCGAAGCAGGACACCAGGCCGACTACTACTTCGTATACGGTGATAACATCGACGATGTCATCGCAGGATATCGTTCCCTTACCGGCAAAGCGCCAATTGTACCCAGGTGGGCATTGGGATTCTGGCAAAGCAGGGAACGCTATAAAACACAGGAAGAGATCCTTTCCACAGCCCATGAGTTTCGCAAAAGAAAGATTCCCATCGACAACATCGTATTGGATTGGAGCTATTGGCCGGAAAAAGAATGGGGCAGCCAAAACTTCGATGCCGCCCGTTTCCCCTCTCCCGAAACCATGATGAAAACCCTGCACGGGCAATACAATATGCAGTTGATGATCTCCGTATGGCCAAAATTCTATGAAGGTATTCCCGCTTATAACGACTTCTATAAAAAAGGATGGCTCTATAAAAGGAATATAGCCGATCGCCAGAGAGACTGGATAGCCCAGGGCTATATCTCCACTTTTTACGACGCTTTCAATGAAGATGCAAGAAAGGCCTTCTGGCAGCTGATCAATGAAAAGATCTACAGCAAAGGCATCGACGCCTGGTGGATGGACGCCAGCGAACCCGATATTCTTTCCAATGTAGATCCTTCAAAACGGAAGCTGCAAATGACCCCAACCGCACTCGGCAGCGCAGCAGCATTCCTGAACGCCTACCCGCTGCAGAATGCAAAAGGTATCTATGAAGGACAACGCTCTACCAGTCCCGGTAAAAGGGTGTTCTTGCTCACCCGCTCAGGTTTTGCCGGCTCCCAGCGATACGGAGCAGTAATATGGAGCGGCGACATCGGCTCCACCTGGCATGATATGAAAGTGCAGATCTCCGCAGGCCTTAACTTCTCTATGTCAGGCCTTCCTTACTGGACCATGGATATCGGAGGTTTTGTGGTGCCCGCGAAATTTGAAAGGCCCAATGCCGAAGGACTGGAAGAATGGAGAGAACTCATGACCCGCTGGTCACAGTTTGGTGCATTCGTTCCTTTATTCCGCTCACACGGCCAAACGCCTTTCCGCGAAATATATAACCTGGCGCCAGAAGAACATCCCGCTTATAAAAGCTTCCTTTATTACGATAAACTCAGGTATCGCCTGTTACCATACATCTATTCCCTCGCCGGGGCTTCCTATCACAACGACTACACCATCATGAGAAGCCTCGCAATGGATTTTGCCAAAGACACCGCCGTATTGAACATCGCAGATCAGTTCCTTTTAGGCCCCTCTTTACTGGTGAATCCTGTCTATGAATATAAAAAGCGCAGCCGCGAATTGTACTTGCCCGCCGCCGCAGGATGGTACGATTTAATCTCAGGAAAATGGTTCAAAGCCGGCCAGCGGATTACAGCAGATGCACCCTACGAACAAATGCCCGTATATGTAAAAGCAGGCTCCATTATTCCATTCGGCCCCGCACTTCAATACAGCGCCGAAAAACCAGCCGATACCATTATACTCAACATTTATACAGGAGCAGATGCCAGCTTTAATTTATATGAAGATGAAGGCCTGAACTACAACTATGAAAAAGGAGCTTTCTCCATAATTCCTATAGAGTACAACAATACAACCGGAACATTAACTATCGGCGATAGAAAAGGAGCATTTAATGGAATGCTGGAAAACAGAACCTTCCTTATCAATATCATTAGCCCCGATCGCCCCCAAAGCCTGAACTTCAACGGTAAGTACCACAAGAAAATATACTACAAAGGCAAACAGGTAAAACTGAAACGCTGA
- a CDS encoding beta-glucosidase family protein produces MKYLAIVFLSVACITGSAQQKKPVYLDVNKPLEERIENALSIMTIQEKVALCHAQSKFSSRGVPRLGIPEVWTDDGPHGIREEVFWDQWSGANWSNDSCTAFPALTSLAATFNPALSLAYGKAIGEEARYRNKNVLLGPGVNIYRIPLNGRNFEYLGEDPLLSSRMVVPYIQGVQSIGVAACVKHYALNNQEEWRGHINVNVSDQALHEIYLPAFKAAVREGKVWSLMGAYNQYKEEHCCHNGILLNKILKEQWKFDGVVISDWGGVHNTDQAVKNGLDLEMGTYTNGLTTEANFPYSEYYLARPFLTGVQDGKYDIELLNDKARRILRLIFRTTMSADRPYGSFVTPEHSEVARNIAQEGIVLLKNNTRFFPVPVGKYKKIAVIGENATRSLVVGGGSSSLKVAYEISPLQGLINKYGKQQIDYSRGYASGPAVYGREEPSKLNPDSLLATAIAVARNADIVLFIGGLNKNHFQDCEGGDRQSFGLPFGQDKLIDALIKANKNTAVILLSGNAVAMPWEARVPAIIQGWYLGSEAGNALADVISGEVNPSGKLPFSFPKSLEDNAAYSFGKLSYPGDSINQYYKEGILVGYRWFDTKKITPQYAFGFGLSYTTFELGDLAANKNTYTKSDSILVKFTVKNTGNAAGAEVAQLYVSDPVCSVLRPAKELKAFEKVFLEPGETKTVSLKLTVADLAFFDERINDWNVEPGEFSLKLGNSSGNISQSVTINVK; encoded by the coding sequence ATGAAATATTTAGCAATAGTCTTTTTATCTGTGGCCTGCATTACAGGGTCCGCACAACAAAAGAAACCAGTTTACCTGGATGTGAACAAACCGCTGGAAGAGCGGATAGAGAATGCACTTTCTATAATGACCATACAGGAAAAAGTAGCGCTCTGCCATGCCCAATCCAAATTCAGCTCAAGAGGTGTGCCACGCCTGGGTATCCCTGAAGTATGGACCGATGACGGCCCGCACGGTATCCGCGAAGAAGTGTTCTGGGATCAATGGAGCGGAGCCAACTGGAGTAACGACTCCTGCACAGCCTTTCCCGCATTAACGAGCCTCGCAGCAACATTCAATCCCGCCCTCTCATTGGCCTATGGTAAAGCAATAGGTGAAGAAGCCCGCTACCGGAATAAAAACGTATTGCTGGGCCCCGGTGTTAATATTTACCGCATTCCTTTAAATGGAAGGAACTTCGAATACCTGGGAGAAGATCCTTTGCTGAGTTCCCGCATGGTAGTGCCTTATATCCAGGGCGTTCAGTCCATTGGTGTAGCCGCCTGCGTGAAACATTATGCATTGAACAACCAGGAAGAATGGCGCGGACATATCAACGTAAACGTAAGCGATCAGGCACTTCATGAGATCTATCTGCCTGCCTTCAAAGCCGCAGTCCGGGAAGGTAAAGTATGGTCGCTGATGGGAGCATACAATCAATACAAAGAAGAACATTGCTGCCACAACGGTATCCTGCTAAACAAGATCCTGAAAGAACAATGGAAGTTCGATGGCGTTGTCATCAGCGACTGGGGAGGTGTGCATAATACAGACCAGGCCGTGAAAAATGGCCTCGACCTCGAAATGGGCACCTATACCAACGGCCTGACAACAGAAGCAAATTTCCCGTACTCCGAATACTACCTGGCCCGTCCTTTCCTCACGGGGGTGCAGGATGGTAAATATGATATAGAACTGCTCAACGACAAAGCACGCCGCATCCTGCGTCTGATCTTCCGTACCACCATGAGTGCAGATAGACCTTATGGCAGTTTTGTAACGCCCGAACACAGTGAAGTTGCCCGTAACATCGCTCAGGAAGGTATCGTACTCCTAAAGAACAATACCAGGTTCTTCCCCGTACCGGTAGGTAAGTATAAAAAGATTGCTGTGATCGGGGAAAATGCAACGCGTAGCCTGGTAGTAGGCGGCGGATCATCTTCTCTGAAAGTAGCATATGAAATATCTCCCTTACAGGGACTGATAAATAAATATGGTAAACAACAAATAGACTATAGCCGGGGATACGCTTCAGGCCCCGCAGTATACGGCCGCGAAGAACCTTCAAAATTAAATCCGGATTCGCTGTTGGCCACTGCCATAGCGGTTGCCCGTAATGCCGATATCGTTCTCTTCATAGGCGGACTAAATAAAAATCATTTTCAGGACTGTGAAGGCGGAGACCGCCAGTCTTTTGGCTTGCCCTTTGGCCAGGATAAGCTCATTGATGCTTTGATAAAAGCAAATAAGAATACTGCTGTCATCCTGCTTAGCGGAAATGCAGTGGCAATGCCCTGGGAAGCCAGGGTCCCCGCCATCATACAGGGATGGTATCTGGGCTCCGAAGCCGGCAACGCATTGGCCGATGTTATTTCAGGCGAGGTAAACCCTTCAGGAAAATTACCCTTTTCATTCCCCAAAAGCCTGGAAGACAATGCGGCATATTCATTCGGCAAACTTTCCTATCCCGGAGACAGTATCAACCAATACTATAAAGAAGGTATCCTCGTTGGATACCGCTGGTTCGATACAAAAAAGATCACACCACAATACGCCTTTGGCTTCGGCTTGTCTTACACAACCTTTGAATTAGGTGATCTTGCTGCAAACAAGAACACATATACGAAGAGTGACAGCATCCTCGTAAAGTTCACCGTAAAGAATACCGGCAATGCAGCAGGAGCGGAGGTGGCACAATTATACGTGAGCGACCCGGTTTGTTCCGTCTTACGTCCTGCTAAAGAGCTGAAGGCTTTCGAAAAAGTATTCCTGGAACCCGGCGAAACTAAAACTGTCAGTTTGAAACTGACAGTCGCAGATCTGGCATTTTTTGATGAAAGAATAAATGACTGGAACGTAGAACCAGGCGAGTTCTCCTTGAAACTGGGCAACTCTTCAGGAAATATCTCGCAAAGCGTTACCATCAACGTAAAATAG
- a CDS encoding GTP-binding protein: MINKLPVTVLSGFLGAGKTTLLNHVLHNKEGLRVAVIVNDMSEVNIDAQLVRNENTLHRTEEKLVEMSNGCICCTLREDLLAEVEKLALENRFDYLLIESSGISEPLPIAQTFTYQDEGKGIDLTRISRLDTLVTVVDCFNFIKDFSSIENLQERGVTAIPGDYRTLVNLLTDQIEFANVIVLNKTDLVKQDQLGMLKAMIHKLNSAARIVESSFGKVSLHDILHTGLFDFETTSQSAGWIEELNKAYHTPETEEYGIGSFVFRSRRPFHPERFWHYLNTGWHTNVIRSKGMFWLASRPSDALNFSQAGGSLRAEKAGVWWVSIPAQDRARYSWFVENRETIEAKWDKRFGDRMNELVIIGQDLEKAKLLVELEGCLCNADEVALMEKGHRFKDGFPVW, from the coding sequence ATGATCAACAAATTACCTGTAACGGTATTAAGCGGCTTTCTGGGGGCCGGTAAAACCACCTTATTAAACCATGTATTACATAACAAAGAAGGGCTTCGCGTAGCAGTTATCGTTAACGATATGAGTGAAGTAAACATCGATGCACAACTGGTACGAAATGAAAACACGTTACACCGGACTGAAGAAAAGCTGGTGGAGATGAGTAATGGGTGCATCTGCTGTACGTTAAGAGAAGACCTGCTGGCAGAGGTGGAGAAGCTTGCGTTGGAGAACAGGTTTGATTACCTGCTTATTGAAAGTTCGGGGATCAGTGAGCCGTTACCGATAGCACAGACCTTTACTTACCAGGATGAAGGCAAAGGTATTGATCTGACCAGGATCAGCAGGTTAGATACGCTGGTGACGGTGGTGGATTGTTTCAATTTCATCAAAGACTTCAGCAGCATCGAGAACCTGCAGGAACGCGGCGTTACAGCGATTCCGGGCGATTACCGTACGCTAGTGAACTTACTGACAGACCAGATAGAATTTGCCAATGTTATCGTTTTAAACAAGACCGACCTGGTGAAACAGGATCAGCTGGGGATGTTAAAGGCAATGATCCATAAGTTAAATTCAGCGGCAAGAATAGTAGAAAGCTCGTTTGGCAAAGTATCGCTGCATGACATACTTCATACCGGCCTATTTGATTTTGAGACCACGAGTCAAAGTGCGGGCTGGATAGAGGAGTTGAATAAAGCTTATCATACTCCTGAGACGGAGGAATATGGTATCGGCAGTTTTGTTTTCCGCAGCCGGCGGCCGTTTCACCCTGAAAGGTTCTGGCATTATCTTAATACGGGCTGGCATACCAATGTTATCAGGAGTAAAGGCATGTTCTGGCTGGCTTCGCGTCCTTCGGATGCTCTTAATTTCAGCCAGGCCGGCGGGAGTTTACGTGCTGAAAAAGCAGGGGTATGGTGGGTAAGTATACCTGCGCAGGACAGGGCTCGTTACAGTTGGTTTGTTGAGAACCGGGAAACTATAGAGGCCAAGTGGGATAAGAGGTTTGGAGACCGTATGAATGAACTTGTTATCATAGGCCAGGATCTTGAAAAAGCAAAGCTACTTGTTGAACTGGAAGGCTGTTTATGTAATGCGGACGAGGTGGCATTAATGGAAAAAGGACACCGGTTTAAGGATGGCTTTCCTGTTTGGTAG
- a CDS encoding MerC domain-containing protein yields MMNANVYKPIWDKISIGASLACTVHCILLPLLFGTLPLLGIELLENTALEIVTIAISALLGGWAIYRGYYHFHRSKLVILLFLAGIAALTAGNLAEREATEMAFKLTGAIALVAAHLRNRRKCKRCC; encoded by the coding sequence ATGATGAACGCAAACGTGTATAAACCGATATGGGATAAAATAAGTATCGGCGCTTCTCTTGCCTGTACGGTGCATTGTATTTTATTGCCCTTACTATTTGGCACTTTGCCGTTACTGGGGATTGAGCTATTGGAGAACACGGCCTTAGAAATAGTTACCATCGCCATTTCAGCATTATTGGGCGGCTGGGCCATTTACAGGGGGTATTATCATTTTCACAGGAGTAAGCTGGTCATCCTATTGTTCCTTGCGGGGATAGCGGCATTAACGGCCGGCAACCTGGCAGAGCGGGAAGCTACCGAAATGGCATTCAAGTTAACGGGGGCTATCGCTCTTGTTGCAGCGCATCTTCGTAACCGCAGGAAATGCAAACGATGCTGTTAA
- a CDS encoding ABC transporter ATP-binding protein, translating to MLSTRALSYSYDGIRHLHYPDLDAAAGETLLVTGMSGSGKSTLLHLLGSLLSPSSGTIWLNGTELTALKAAKADRFRKENIGIVFQKAHFIKALSVKDNLRLAAHGSNGNDANRLMQELGIADLKHRAPATLSQGEQQRAAVARALINRPSLLLADEPTSNLDDHNAAQVIRLLQQQALAVAAALVIVTHDFRLKQIISKSIHLS from the coding sequence ATGCTAAGTACGCGTGCGTTATCTTATAGCTACGATGGGATACGGCATTTACATTATCCGGACCTGGATGCAGCGGCAGGTGAAACGCTGCTCGTCACGGGAATGTCGGGCTCTGGCAAGTCTACCTTGCTGCATTTGTTGGGCTCCCTGTTGTCTCCTTCGTCCGGAACGATATGGCTGAACGGAACCGAACTAACAGCACTGAAAGCCGCAAAAGCAGACCGGTTCAGAAAGGAAAACATTGGCATTGTTTTTCAGAAGGCTCATTTTATAAAAGCACTTTCTGTAAAAGATAACTTAAGGCTGGCCGCTCATGGCAGTAACGGGAACGATGCAAACCGGTTGATGCAGGAACTGGGAATAGCAGATCTGAAACATCGTGCACCAGCTACTTTAAGCCAGGGAGAACAGCAGCGCGCAGCCGTTGCACGTGCTTTGATAAACAGGCCTTCACTCTTGCTTGCCGATGAACCTACCAGCAACCTCGACGACCATAATGCTGCCCAGGTGATCCGCCTGCTGCAACAGCAGGCGCTGGCTGTTGCAGCAGCCCTCGTAATTGTAACACACGACTTTCGTTTAAAGCAGATCATTTCAAAATCCATTCATCTCTCATGA
- a CDS encoding ABC transporter permease encodes MIPRLIIRNLLYTPLSTLLSFVLLLFGVGIISVLLNLNEQLEQKFSGSLANIDMVIGAKGSPLQLVLSAVYHADAPTGNIKAAEVEKVLNNPMIEKAVPLAYGDTYQGFSITGSDSGYISLYNGRLKKGRLFRRKLEAVLGSNVAAVSGLDVDSTFAGTHGQGGHVHEDQLYTVTGILQPTGTVLDNVVITDLATVRAIHEHAHEHHRDHHEEQEEEITAVLLKFRSPMGIMVLPRLINETTQMQAVSPSLEINRLMNLVGVGVVVLQYVAAAIIAMAALSVFVALLNRLKDRRYEIAIMRSLGYSRWQLFSMLLAEGWLLALAGFAGGLLLSRLGLLLLDAYTAGEYHFNWQLFRFSTGEASLLLAVSLVGIIASLIPAITAFRMDLSKTLSHES; translated from the coding sequence ATGATTCCCAGGCTCATCATACGAAACTTGCTTTATACGCCGCTTTCAACCCTCCTAAGCTTTGTGCTGTTATTATTTGGAGTAGGTATTATTTCAGTCCTGCTGAACTTAAATGAACAACTGGAACAAAAGTTCTCCGGCAGCCTGGCAAACATAGATATGGTCATAGGCGCCAAAGGAAGTCCCCTGCAACTGGTGTTATCAGCTGTCTATCACGCCGATGCCCCTACAGGTAACATCAAAGCTGCTGAAGTAGAAAAGGTGCTGAATAACCCTATGATTGAAAAAGCTGTTCCACTGGCATACGGCGATACGTATCAGGGTTTTAGTATTACGGGATCCGACAGTGGTTATATCAGCTTATACAATGGCAGGCTGAAGAAAGGCAGGCTATTCCGGCGAAAACTCGAAGCCGTACTGGGCAGTAATGTGGCGGCCGTCTCCGGCCTCGACGTCGATAGCACCTTCGCCGGAACGCATGGGCAAGGCGGTCACGTGCACGAAGATCAATTGTATACAGTAACCGGTATACTGCAGCCTACAGGAACTGTTTTAGACAATGTTGTAATTACAGATCTTGCTACCGTAAGAGCCATTCATGAACACGCCCACGAACACCATCGAGATCATCACGAAGAACAGGAAGAGGAAATCACAGCCGTACTGTTGAAATTCCGCAGCCCCATGGGCATTATGGTATTACCCAGGCTCATAAATGAAACCACTCAAATGCAGGCGGTATCTCCGTCACTCGAAATAAACCGGCTGATGAACCTGGTAGGAGTAGGGGTAGTAGTACTGCAATACGTGGCCGCGGCTATCATCGCAATGGCAGCATTGAGTGTATTTGTGGCCCTGCTAAACCGCCTGAAAGATCGCCGCTATGAAATAGCCATCATGCGAAGCCTGGGCTATAGCCGATGGCAGCTCTTTAGCATGCTGCTTGCGGAAGGATGGTTACTGGCGCTGGCAGGATTTGCAGGCGGACTGCTGTTAAGCAGGCTGGGCCTGTTGCTCCTGGATGCTTATACCGCCGGTGAATATCATTTCAATTGGCAGCTGTTCCGGTTCTCCACCGGCGAAGCCTCGCTGCTTCTGGCAGTGTCACTTGTTGGGATCATTGCCTCCCTCATTCCTGCGATAACTGCTTTCAGAATGGATCTCTCAAAAACATTGTCCCATGAATCATAG
- a CDS encoding DUF3299 domain-containing protein has protein sequence MNHRSMKLRFLSLTACMLLSFIQVSAPVYINWNVLQDVEFEDKFVKEVNGPMLFPKFTTRMKALNGKLVTVQGYVVPFDPSGAKVALSANPYAACFFCGKAGPASVLTVNLKEPNKKFKTDQYRSFTGKLRLNDSDIKEFYYIIDDAVMSAVRK, from the coding sequence ATGAATCATAGATCAATGAAACTACGCTTCTTATCTCTTACTGCCTGTATGTTACTCTCCTTCATCCAGGTGTCAGCCCCAGTTTACATCAACTGGAATGTATTGCAGGACGTTGAGTTCGAAGATAAATTTGTTAAAGAAGTGAATGGCCCGATGCTGTTTCCGAAATTTACGACAAGAATGAAAGCGTTAAACGGCAAACTCGTTACAGTACAGGGTTATGTGGTACCATTCGATCCTTCAGGCGCTAAAGTAGCGCTATCGGCAAATCCTTATGCCGCTTGTTTCTTTTGTGGTAAAGCAGGCCCCGCTTCCGTACTTACAGTTAACCTGAAAGAACCAAATAAAAAGTTTAAAACAGATCAATACCGGAGCTTCACAGGAAAACTGCGGTTGAACGACAGCGACATAAAAGAGTTCTACTATATCATAGACGACGCCGTAATGAGCGCCGTCCGCAAATAA